One segment of Triticum aestivum cultivar Chinese Spring chromosome 2A, IWGSC CS RefSeq v2.1, whole genome shotgun sequence DNA contains the following:
- the LOC123184839 gene encoding zinc finger A20 and AN1 domain-containing stress-associated protein 7-like produces MAHGQESSTEAAAGGGSPLCANGCGFYGSAATKSMCSKCYRDHLKAGDVAAPAVEGKLTFDDLILAFKKSVNLQDSTAAPAAEAAAKKSAPNRCMACKKKVGLLGFACRCGGTFCSLHRYVDGHACSFDYKKVGREQIAQQNPLVAPSKLHNKI; encoded by the coding sequence ATGGCCCACGGGCAGGAGTCTTCGACGGAGGCCGCCGCCGGTGGGGGCTCGCCGCTCTGCGCGAACGGCTGCGGGTTCTACGGAAGCGCGGCGACCAAGAGCATGTGCTCAAAGTGCTACCGCGACCACCTCAAGGCCGGAGATGTGGCTGCCCCCGCCGTCGAGGGGAAGCTCACGTTTGACGACCTCATCCTCGCCTTCAAGAAGTCGGTGAACCTGCAGGACTCTACCGCGGCACCGGCCGCGGAGGCGGCAGCGAAGAAGTCGGCGCCAAACAGGTGCATGGCGTGCAAGAAGAAGGTCGGGCTGCTGGGATTCGCGTGCCGCTGCGGTGGCACCTTCTGCTCGCTGCACCGCTACGTGGACGGGCACGCATGCAGTTTCGACTACAAGAAGGTCGGCCGGGAGCAGATCGCGCAGCAGAACCCTCTCGTCGCGCCGTCCAAGCTCCACAACAAGATTTGA